One Micromonas commoda chromosome 7, complete sequence genomic window carries:
- a CDS encoding bile Acid:Na+ symporter family (sodium ion:bile acid symporter) yields MTAADVQPRETCGDHWKRWKPWLIKNYLVLGFVFVIVLALSWPLPGRELGSPKSGDFPIAQTCCIVVIFFISGLTLKTADIKKALGQPAALAYGIITILLVTPMMGFVVVQIPFEPVEFRYGLALFACVPTTLTSGVTLVTSALGNGVMALMLTVTTNVLGVFTVPFILNAVLLSAPGGDSGGTDTDMAETAAKLLLKLIISIIIPMGVGKATREFVEQAPSFTTKYKTELGLTNNSCLIAIVWMSISNSRGKLVRESALNIFVIVVAGVLLHLFFLTMNWVMTTAVMKIPEAERRAVLLMTSQKTLPVAVTIIAYLDEARWGAQGLIAIPCIVGHVSQLFIDAYIASIWAGQDPKEIDERNAAKRAGVGAEEAESKVERGASSEARVGVAAAGGEVKA; encoded by the coding sequence ATGACGGCCGCCGACGTGCAGCCGCGGGAGACGTGCGGCGACCACTGGAAGAGGTGGAAGCCATGGTTAATCAAGAACTATCTCGTGCTCGGGTTCGtcttcgtcatcgtcctGGCGCTCTCGTGGCCGTTGCCCGGCCGAGAGCTGGGTTCCCCCAAGAGCGGTGACTTCCCCATCGCGCAAACGTGCTGCATCGTGGTTATCTTCTTCATCTCCGGCCTGACGCTCAAGACGGCGGACATCAAGAAGGCGCTGGGccagcccgcggcgctcgcctaCGGTATTATTACCATCCTTCTCGTCACGCCGATGATGGGGTTCGTCGTGGTGCAGATCCCGTTCGAGCCCGTGGAGTTCCGTTACGGCCTCGCGCTTTTCGCTTGCGTGCCGACGACTTTGACCTCGGGGGTGACGCTGGTTACGTCCGCGCTGGGTAACGGAGTGATGGCGCTCATGCTGACCGTCACCACAAACGTTCTGGGTGTGTTCACCGTTCCTTTCATCCTGAACGCGGTGCTCCTCAGCGCCCCCGGGGGCGACTCCGGTGGAACGGACACCGACATGGCGGAGACTGCCGCGAAGCTCCTCCTGAAGCTGATAATCTCCATCATCATCCCCATGGGGGTGGGCAAGGCGACCCGGGAGTTCGTGGAGCAGGCGCCGAGCTTCACGACAAAGTACAAGACCGAACTAGGGCTCACGAACAACTCATGCCTCATCGCCATCGTCTGGATGAGCATCAGCAACTCCAGAGGAAAGCTGGTTCGCGAGAGCGCGCTCAACATCTttgtcatcgtcgtcgccggtgtgCTCCTGCATCTGTTCTTCCTGACCATGAACTGGGTGATGACCACTGCCGTGATGAAGATTCCGGAAGCTGAGAGGCGGGCGGTGCTGTTAATGACGTCGCAAAAGACGCTGCCGGTGGCGGTCACCATCATCGCATAtctcgacgaggcgaggtGGGGCGCGCAAGGCTTGATTGCCATACCTTGCATCGTGGGGCACGTGTCGCAGCTCTTCATCGATGCGTACATCGCCTCGATCTGGGCGGGCCAAGACCCGAAAGAGATCGACgagaggaacgcggcgaaaCGTGCGGGTGTTGGTGCTGAGGAGGCTGAATCAAAAGTTGagcggggcgcgtcgtctGAGGCGagggtcggcgtcgccgccgcaggtgGGGAAGTCAAGGCTTGA
- a CDS encoding predicted protein yields MGAFSNGRPQSAGGTGQPSWRGSIENMASAPNPLMQGGAFPGAPPRASQLPPPPPVRGYGGGGYGALAQAGRASSGMGGMGSGRGEGYWGPKPGGGGGSIGGHAGDKRKYPGSDDVWKPNDTAGKVGKQPKLPKSPSEKAPAKVAGATKDGSPWHPPLRRVTVARAAIDAMRHACDAELPEGLLDEAEIHKISSVPDLTYLDAPAEEQGGGLKAAPARVMWAPPLPRDGGPHGQVRRSLPVFRYRQALIDAFQNNPVTIVEGETGSGKTTQVAQYLLEHAAETGQPVNIICTQPRRISAIGVADRVAAERGERVGQGAIGYAIRGESRICDNTRLLFCTTGVLLRRLERDPQLKGVTHVLVDEVHERTVEGDFLLMALKEMLHRGDGDADAGSDRSKKSKKSKKSKKSRLGPDGGDDGSDTDSDSGKSGDEKDATAAPPKTTVKLGLMSATMDGDVLARYFDDAPRVSFPGRAFPVATLHLEDAIAVTKHWVDRQAEWAYGSFAHQRKAGKAASRDESLRPPAENEWFSRLSRSARNQTRARAACRALAQLDTDVVNRQLIVELVQWFVGQAGGDVDRALQILPGSRDDRWDPGMADKDEARGDMDTAAILVFLPGTKEIDDLREALVNVAGRTAGGNFVLDPNWILPLHGSLPPDDQRKVFERPPRGVMKVVLSTNVAETSITIDDVVCVIDTGRVKEERYDAERLMSSLDDVAVSAAAAKQRRGRAGRVRPGIAFHLFTSDSLERMNRYTDPEVRRVGLQQLVMRVKALNLEGNAEAVCSRLPEPPQPAAVHNAVEDLRCIGALAAADEHLTPLGKLLAQLPTDARLGKLVVYGCALGLADEALTLASLLGSRSPFLMPAEARETADESKKRFGTPPQSDVLGALAAYNEFDATPGEARFAFARERFLSIKTLQQIANNKRQLLENLSTLGVVPRGLRANHTEWVGRKNDGTDGVRLVLGQTPTAVALSAQMDEHTGPEEGAVEAGRGAVPTGLLAALLCAGLYPQLAYLYAPPTKKGAASSSAVKLHVRPADRSLSEPDSATVHPSSVNSPLDGSQWRSCYVAFHERVKTTKVYVRDSTPVPPLAMMLLAGGELQREHGAGKDGQQLYETGGDGNDDILALDDFYRLHVPRGACDLILKLRERIQALVRRLVNNSGEIKGKKQWNPRNNDPTPAPPWTGDLEGETIVRDLVDTLSHISKWEDVKVAPELSAQEKKKLEARRRHEAKLAEQRRLKAARQAAHNNRGGRGGSSRSYGRGGGGGGRNRGGRGGGGGRGHNRGNQNWNSMQKGGGAKRPHGSGGARGGPNKRHKKF; encoded by the coding sequence ATGGGCGCGTTTTCCAACGGGCGCCCTCAATCAGCCGGGGGCACCGGCCAGCCGAGCTGGAGGGGCAGCATCGAGAacatggcgtcggcgcccaaTCCGCTGATGCAGGGAGGTGCTTTCCCCGgggctcctccgcgggcctCGCAGCTCCCACCCCCGCCCCCTGTAAGAGGATACGGGGGAGGAGGATACGGCGCTCTGGCGCAGGCAGGCAGGGCGTCCAGTGGCATGGGAGGCATGGGCagtgggcgcggcgaaggttACTGGGGACCaaaacccggcggcggcggcggatctaTCGGAGGGCACGCAGGCGACAAGCGCAAGTACCCCGGTAGCGACGACGTCTGGAAGCCAAACGACACCGCGGGAAAGGTCGGCAAGCAGCCCAAGCTCCCAAAAAGTCCTTCCGAGAAGGCTCCGGCAAAGGTGGCGGGCGCCACCAAGGATGGCTCGCCGTGGCATCCCCCGCTCCgtcgcgtcaccgtcgcgcgagcggctATCGACGCCATGCGCCACGCTTgcgacgcggagctcccGGAGGGTCTactcgacgaggccgagatACATAAGATCTCCTCCGTGCCCGACCTGACCTACctggacgcgcccgccgaagAGCAGGGAGGTGGGCTCAAGGCTgcgcccgcgagggtcaTGTGGGCGCCCCCCCTGCCCAGGGATGGGGGACCCCACGGCCAGGTGCGTCGATCGCTCCCGGTGTTCCGATACCGCCAGGCGCTCATCGACGCGTTCCAAAACAATCCGGTGACCATCGTGGAAGGTGAAACCGGAAGCGGTAAGACGACGCAGGTGGCGCAGTACCTGCTggagcacgccgcggagactGGCCAGCCGGTGAACATCATCTGCACCCAGCCCCGGCGCATCTCAgccatcggcgtcgccgaccgcgtcgcggcggagagaggcgagcgcgtgggTCAAGGCGCGATCGGATACGCCATTCGAGGCGAGTCGAGGATCTGCGACAACACGCGCCTGCTCTTCTGCACCACCGGCGTGTTGCTCAggaggctcgagcgcgacccTCAGCTCAAGGGCGTGACGCACGTTCTCGTCGATGAGGTGCACGAGAGGACTGTCGAGGGAGACTTCTTGCTCATGGCGCTCAAAGAAATGCTACAcaggggcgacggcgacgcggacgccgggtcgGACCGTTCCAAGAAGAGTAAAAAGTCCAAGAAGAGCAAGAAGAGCCGCCTGGgtcccgacggcggcgacgacggatccGACACGGACAGCGACTCTGGAAAGTCTGGCGACGAAAaggacgcgaccgccgccccgcccaaGACCACCGTCAAGCTCGGGCTcatgagcgcgacgatggacggTGACGTGCTCGCGAGGTACTTCGACGATGCCCCGAGGGTATCCTTCCCGGGCCGAGCCTTCCCGGTGGCGACGCTCCACCTtgaggacgccatcgcggtgacGAAGCACTGGGTCGACAGGCAGGCGGAGTGGGCGTACGGCTCTTTCGCGCACCAGCGCAAGGCGGGCAAGGCTGCGTCCAGGGACGAGTCCTTACGACCTCCGGCCGAGAATGAGTGGTTCTCCAGGCTTTCCCGATCGGCAAGAAACCAGACccgcgcgagagccgcgtgCCGGGCGCTGGCGCAGCTCGACACTGACGTGGTCAACAGGCAGCTCATCGTCGAGCTGGTGCAGTGGTTTGTCGGTCAGGCGGGCGGAGATGTGGATAGGGCGCTCCAAATTCTGCCTGGTTCCAGGGACGACAGGTGGGATCCCGGCATGGCGGACAAGGATGAAGCGAGGGGCGACatggacaccgccgcgattCTGGTCTTCCTCCCGGGCACGAAGGAGATTGATGACCTTCGTGAGGCTCTCGTGAACGTCGCCGGCAGGACGGCCGGTGGCAACTTCGTGCTCGATCCCAACTGGATCCTGCCATTGCACGGGTCCCTCCCTCCCGACGACCAGAGGAAGGTATTCGAACGTCCCCCGAGGGGTGTTATGAAGGTTGTGTTGTCCACCAACGTCGCCGAGACTTCAATCACGATTGACGACGTGGTCTGCGTCATCGACACCGGACGCGTGAAGGAGGAGAGATACGACGCGGAGAGACTCATGAGCTCCCTggatgacgtcgccgtgtccgccgcggcggccaagcaGCGACGTggtcgcgctggacgcgtccgACCCGGTATTGCTTTCCACCTCTTCACCTCTGACTCGCTCGAGCGAATGAACAGGTACACAGACCCAGAGGTGCGGCGCGTGGGCCTGCAGCAGCTGGTTATGCGGGTCAAGGCTCTCAACCTCGAAGGTaacgccgaggcggtgtGCTCCAGGCTTCCCGAACCCCCTcaacccgcggcggtgcacaaCGCGGTAGAGGATCTGCGGTGTATCGGCGCGCTCGCAGCCGCCGATGAGCATCTCACCCCGCTGGGCAAGCTGCTCGCGCAGCTGCCAACGGATGCGAGGTTGGGTAAACTGGTGGTCTACGGTTGCGCGTTGGGACTGGCTGACGAGGCActcaccctcgcgtccctgcTCGGATCCAGGTCTCCCTTCTTGATGCCCGCGGAGGCCAGAGAGACGGCGGATGAGAGCAAGAAGAGGTTCGGGACCCCGCCCCAaagcgacgtcctcggcgcgctcgccgcgtacaACGAGTTTGACGCCACGCCGGGGGAGGCAAGATTTGCCTTTGCCCGGGAGAGGTTCCTGTCCATCAAGACCCTGCAGCAGATCGCAAACAACAAGCGACAACTGCTGGAGAACTTGTCTACCCTCGGCGTGGTACCCAGGGGCTTGCGCGCGAACCACACAGAATGGGTGGGGCGAAAGAATGACGGAACGGATGGGGTGCGGCTTGTCCTGGGTCAGACGCCCACCGCGGTTGCCTTGTCGGCTCAGATGGATGAACACACTGGACCAGAGGAGGGCGCGGTCGAAGCGGGCCGTGGTGCGGTACCCACGGGCCTGCTCGCCGCTCTCCTCTGCGCGGGTCTTTACCCTCAGCTCGCTTACCTCTACGCCCCTCCCACGAAGAAGGGTGCCGCGAGTTCATCCGCCGTGAAGCTCCACGTCAGGCCGGCGGACCGATCGCTGTCCGAGCCCGATTCGGCGACTGTCCACCCGAGCTCCGTGAATTCCCCCTTGGACGGCTCTCAGTGGCGCTCTTGCTACGTCGCGTTCCACGAGCGCGTGAAGACGACGAAGGTTTATGTGCGAGACTCCACCCCGGTGCCCCCGCTTGCCATGATGCTCCTGGCGGGAGGGGAGctccagcgcgagcacggcgccggTAAGGATGGGCAGCAGCTCTACGAGACCGGAGGAGACGGGAACGACGATATCCTCGCTCTGGATGACTTCTACCGCCTGCACGTGCCCCGTGGGGCGTGCGATCTGATCCTGAAGCTCCGCGAACGCATCCAGGCTCTGGTCCGTCGATTGGTGAACAACAGCGGGGAGATTAAGGGGAAGAAGCAGTGGAACCCTCGAAACAACGATCCGACCCCAGCGCCACCTTGGACCGGGGATCTCGAAGGGGAGACCATCGTTCGCGATCTTGTCGACACTCTCTCTCACATTTCGAAGTGGGAGGACGTCAAGGTGGCGCCCGAGCTGAGCGCACAAgagaagaagaagctggAGGCTCGGCGCAGGCACGAGGCCAAACTCGCGGAGCAGCGACGGCTCAAGGCTGCGAGGCAGGCGGCACATAACAATAGGGGGGGACGCGGTGGTTCGTCCCGGTCctacggccgcggcggcggcggcggtggaaggAATagaggcggtcgcggcggcggtggtggccgGGGTCACAACCGCGGTAACCAAAACTGGAACAGCATGCAGAAAGGCGGGGGCGCAAAGAGGCCCCATGGCAGCGGCGGggcccgcggtggacccaACAAGAGGCACAAAAAGTTCTAA
- a CDS encoding predicted protein, protein MRRYRSAGEEVMDAAGAWRQPQRPRGRYMRSSGVSREDFIANEERRSRSCAAFALAGGLALIIAGSVIMRRADYGHVKSHLVEEYNKAVDAWTTEHAKTFNATTFEVKFGDTVVPAVFTDAAPAVDGAWGTSHAYEPVAFEVASLLETVAIPDMQAAGMLPDKLPTLGEIKANVRVPASAASGTGGEDGDGDGDTAGEDAGRGDVDDPADHAPYNATAVLEYLMTPRELAVVVKREGGEDDVVPVGSYPLVTRRVSGVNGWKVCKFQRAGYYHRGTCTTYEVTSNLCAKVKLADGTWRLDDTYGGPGCSPRGKWDVPERKRIRAPTQGNAPKLSSVRLTGAGRAVLHDGHDPLFTAMNLTGGSLFFAESAAESSAMATVMLIVGVAMLVPATVLGYPRVRQWVGGGSRGGSRRYRQGRGIERDQFDDVL, encoded by the exons ATGAGGCGGTACAGGAGCGCGGGAGAGGAGGTCATGGATGCTGCCGGCGCCTGGAGACAGCCCCAGCGCCCCAGGGGCCGGTACATGCGTTCGTCGGGTGTCAGTCGCGAGGATTTCATCGCGAACGAGGAGAGGAGGAGCcggtcgtgcgcggcgttTGCACTCGCCGGCGGATTGGCCCTGATCATCGCGGGCTCGGTGATCATGAGACGCGCGGACTACGGACACGTCAAATCGCACCTGGTGGAGGAGTACAACAAAG CTGTCGACGCCTGGACGACCGAGCACGCCAAAACTTtcaacgcgacgacgttcgaGGTCAAGTTCGGGGACACCGTGGTACCCGCGGTGTTCACGGACGCGGCTcccgccgtggacggcgcTTGGGGCACGAGCCACGCGTACGAACCCGTCGCGTTTGAGGTGGCGTCTCTGCTGGAAACGGTGGCGATTCCGGACATGCAGGCCGCGGGAATGCTCCCGGACAAGCTACCGACGCTGGGAGAGATCAAGGCGAACGTCAGggtgcccgcgagcgccgcctcgggcacgggcggggaggatggagacggcgacggcgacacagctggcgaagACGCGGGTCGGGGAGACGTGGACGATCCCGCCGACCACGCGCCGTACAACGCCACGGCGGTGCTCGAATACCTCATGACCCCGAgggagctcgccgtcgtcgtcaaacGAGAGGGAGGAGAGGACGACGTGGTGCCCGTGGGGTCGTATCCACTCGTCACCAGACGGGTGAGCGGCGTGAACGGGTGGAAGGTGTGCAAGTTTCAGAGGGCGGGATACTACCACAGGGGAACGTGCACCACGTACGAGGTAACCTCGAACCTCTGCGCCAAGGTGAAGCTGGCCGACGGAACGTGGAGATTAGACGATACCTACGGCGGCCCGGGTTGCAGCCCGCGGGGGAAGTGGGACGTGCCGGAGCGCAAGCGGATCCGAGCCCCGACGCAGGGGAACGCGCCCAAACTTTCGTCGGTGCGGctcacgggcgcgggccgcgCGGTTTTGCACGACGGCCACGACCCCCTGTTCACCGCGATGAACCTGACGGGGGGGAGCCTATTTTTCGCGGAGAGTGCGGCGGAGTccagcgcgatggcgacggtgaTGCTCATCGTCGGAGTCGCCATGTTGGTCCCGGCAACAGTGCTCGGGTACCCGCGCGTGAGACAgtgggtcggcggcggatcgcgAGGCGGGTCCAGGAGGTACAGGCAGGGCAGGGGGATCGAGCGAGACCAGTTCGACGATGTTCTCTGA
- a CDS encoding predicted protein: MGVPNDDNDGEAWATGQQIAARLPRLDGVEPDHPVVACGLLVDVAARAGVLAMPSETAVGLNLEGAPMMTRRVDGDEDRFEYSPTAASILLEYLTEHPEIARGVCNSAHKAPDGDEFRCGKFIRGVSAEAAAAAMAWRKSKLPAEIIKLDSLAEPPNPWKKAESAKHGTEQTEMDASKREKKQRKEREKKEGKAAEKKPPVVLVPAEAPAVPAWGGSASAKPPPAASMSQILKEQSTRTVAKQPHPAASRTPGIIRLPKGGAAPASRPGGGGGWADILRDRPTEGGSTTAWDVQSPDIPSLGLTQRPAPPKLPEVTPERLSAEARKSKVDQFGKVRCLVCGKTFGSHKPLEQHLAASHFGLNSMEAKALEAKLVAAGVHIPGDGSEKTKPDRMAIQFGEILDQPRSRPGDAPIANLATSLAAYIRETPKKKEKRAAAIGATGRMRHGGQMVMNPNQASSSGLVHRRGKERIDGKKKKPMTKLKKIILSDRAARLEREEKAKNEREMNEKETGEKEAEDDKEEAVMELEVTVEVARGAENEE; this comes from the exons atgggggTGCCGAACGACGATAACGACGGCGAAGCATGGGCCACCGGCCAGCAGATCGCTGCGCGGCTACCGAGACTGGACGGCGTGGAACCTGACCATCCTGTGGTCGCCTGCGGGCtactcgtcgacgtcgcggcgagggctgGGGTTCTCGCGATGCCCTCAGAGACGGCGGTGGGGCTAAACCTTGAAGGAGCGCCGATGAtgacgcggcgggtcgatggCGATGAGGATCGTTTCGAATACTCCCCAACTGCCGCATCGATATTGCTCGAGTATCTCACCGAGCACCCCGAGATCGCGCGTGGGGTGTGCAACTCCGCGCACAAGGCaccggacggcgacgaatTTCGTTGCGGGAAGTTCATCCGTGGGGTgtccgccgaggcggcggccgcggcgatggcttGGAGGAAGAGCAAGCTACCCGCAGAAATCATCAAGCTGGACAGTCTCGCGGAGCCTCCCAACCCTTGGAAGAAAGCCGAGTCCGCAAAGCATGGTACCGAGCAGACCGAGATGGATGCGTCAAAGAGGGAAAAAAAGCAGAGGAAGGAGagggagaagaaggaggggAAGGCAGCCGAGAAGAAGCCGCCGGTGGTGCTGGTGCCCGCCGAGGCTCCCGCCGTGCCCGCATGGGGAGGTTCTGCATCCGCAAAGCCTCCGCCCGCAGCGAGTATGTCGCAGATCCTCAAGGAGCAGTCCACCAGAACGGTGGCAAAGCAACCGCATCCGGCTGCGAGCAGGACCCCAGGAATAATTCGCCTCCCCAAGGGCGGGGCTGCACCGGCGAGCAGAccgggtggcggcggtggatggGCGGATATCCTGCGAGACCGACCCACGGAGGGTGGATCGACCACCGCGTGGGACGTGCAGTCGCCGGACATCCCGAGTCTTGGACTAACCCAGCGCCCTGCGCCTCCCAAGCTGCCAGAGGTGACCCCCGAGCGACTTTCAGCCGAGGCCCGCAAGTCAAAGGTGGATCAATTCGGTAAGGTGCGGTGTCTGGTGTGCGGTAAGACGTTTGGCTCGCACAAACCGCTGGAGCAGCACCTGGCCGCGTCCCACTTCGGTTTGAACTCGAtggaggccaaggcgctggaggccaagctggtcgccgcgggcgtgcaCATCCCGGGCGACGGGTCGGAGAAGACCAAGCCCGACCGGATGGCCATCCAATTCGGTGAGATCCTGGACCAGCCGAGGTCAAGGCCGGGGGATGCGCCCATCGCAAACCTGGcgacgtccctcgccgcgtacaTTCGAGAGACCCCGAAGAAGAAAGAAAAACGTGCCGCGGCGATtggcgcgacggggaggatGAGGCATGGAGGTCAGATGGTGATGAACCCGAATCAGGCTTCGAGCAGCGGTCTCGTTCATCGACGCGGTAAGGAGAGGATAGACGGTAAAAAGAAGAAGCCGATGACCAAGCTGAAGAAGATCATCCTCAGCGACCGTGCGGCGCGGCTGGAGAGGGAGGAGAAGGCAAAGAACGAGAGGGAGATGAACGAAAAGGAAACcggggagaaggaggcggaggacgacaaggaggaggctgtcATGGAGTTGGAGGTGACCGTCGAGGTTG CCCGAGGTGCAGAAAACGAAGAATAG
- a CDS encoding predicted protein: MSEIASEPEVVGERVALHAAGTAELVEDEDLARGELGELDIRGEEDEGGGSWELLISLQRTVNRFSRRLLRLRAPAAAYLRAKLATSEGTDEVYSKLQEKVESPGFLEKLRESRAATGEAGEGEAEAPSSEEPLGSFDVNDPTFWEPEVPEREDSALSTSHLPGAGADKDDWVFVEAEDVVESIAAFIAGYVATHPRAAAVSPERLQRALGRSFGELRTDGKGKARRVWELGVGVFRGASWTYGTLTAFTNPWIAQMIVAAMYTAGRITCGIGTTAVAAVAGAV, translated from the coding sequence ATGAGCGAGATCGCGAGCGAACCCGAGGTAGTCGGAGAGCGAGTCGCCCTCCATGCTGCGGGGacggcggagctcgtcgaggacgaagaTTTGGCGCGAGGAGAGCTTGGAGAGCTTGACATTCGGGGAGAAGAGGACGAAGGCGGGGGCTCGTGGGAGCTGCTCATCAGCCTGCAGCGTACCGTGAACAGATTCAGCAGGCGACTTTTGCGGCTTAGGGCTCCCGCTGCGGCGTACCTacgcgccaagctcgccacCTCCGAGGGCACGGATGAGGTGTACTCCAAGCTGCAGGAGAAGGTTGAGTCGCCCGGGTTCCTAGAAAAATTGCGCGAGTCCAGGGCAGCGACGGGAGAAGCGGGCGAGGGAGAAGCGGAGGCGCCATCCTCCGAGGAGCCGCTCGGGAGCTTCGATGTAAACGACCCGACGTTCTGGGAGCCTGAAGTACCGGAGAGGGAAGATTCGGCCCTGTCCACTTCGCACctgcccggcgcgggcgcggacaaGGACGATTGGGTGTTTGTGGaagccgaggacgtcgtcgaatccatcgcggcgttcatcgcggggtacgtcgcgacgcacccgcgcgcggcggcggtttcaCCCGAGCGGCTgcagcgcgccctcggcaGGTCGTTCGGAGAGCTGAGGACGGACGGAAAAGGTaaggcgcgacgcgtctgGGAGCTGGGAGTGGGAGTCTTCCGCGGCGCTTCCTGGACCTACGGCACCCTCACGGCGTTTACGAACCCGTGGATCGCGCAGATGATCGTGGCGGCGATGTACACGGCGGGGAGGATTACCTGTGGCATAGgaacgacggcggtggcggcggtggcgggagCTGtttga
- the SBP2 gene encoding secis-binding protein 2 (SECIS-binding protein 2. Binds to the SECIS element in the 3'-UTR of some mRNAs encoding selenoproteins. Binding is stimulated by SELB. There is EST support for this protein.) — protein MHIEGAYHKKALLRKEREAAGEVIQPPNPPGTGKRAQKKLKSFPPGVEGSTNDTSKKNMNTFMGTDVKIRYAEQVVTPEVNKSVVECIGELKRFQDRLYFKDPIKAKMRRRLVFGLREVHKSVTLQRAKAVVVAPNIEETEQEGGLDDVVGQIIEEAKANGTPLIFALTRGRLGQIVCKRMRISALAVLDQSGAEEQFKKMLDDAKEGRKLYANKKRQEEEEAAKAKNPPAEAKLNPTAPLFVPRSANNSS, from the coding sequence ATGCATATCGAGGGCGCCTACCACAAGAAGGCGTTGCTCAGGAAGGAGAGGGAAGCGGCTGGAGAGGTCATACAACCACCAAATCCGCCGGGCACGGGCAAGAGAGCGCAGAAGAAACTCAAGTCTTTCCCCCCGGGTGTTGAGGGCAGCACGAACGACACGTCCAAGAAGAACATGAATACGTTCATGGGAACTGACGTGAAGATCAGGTACGCCGAACAGGTGGTTACCCCGGAGGTTAACAAGTCGGTCGTGGAGTGCATCGGTGAGCTCAAGAGGTTCCAGGACCGCCTCTACTTCAAGGACCCAATCAAGGCAAAGATGCGTCGCCGCCTGGTTTTTGGCCTGAGGGAGGTTCACAAGTCCGTGACGTTGCAGAGGGCCAAGGCCGTTGTCGTCGCACCCAACATCGAGGAGACCGAGCAAGAAGGGGGCTtggatgacgtcgtcggccaAATCATCGAGGAGGCAAAGGCGAACGGCACTCCGCTCATCTTCGCGCTCACCCGAGGTCGGCTCGGACAGATTGTCTGCAAGCGCATGAGgatctccgcgctcgcggtgctaGATCAGAGCGGAGCAGAAGAGCAGTTCAAAAAGATGCTCGACGATGCTAAGGAAGGTCGCAAGTTGTATGCGAACAAGAAGcggcaggaggaggaggaggccgcaAAGGCGAAGAATCCACCAGCAGAGGCAAAACTAAACCCAACGGCCCCGCTGTTTGTGCCTCGGTCAGCGAATAACTCTTCTTAG